The following are from one region of the Pelagibaculum spongiae genome:
- a CDS encoding non-ribosomal peptide synthetase translates to MNNNNNAEFSIDESIALSLVQTDTFLDATLNPTSLKNSSGYALRFDGQADLAYWQAALDRLVSSQAILGVRLDTQSEQPFLSVTDTHHSLVLITAETNQPQELLNSLIYRNYDLHCEPMLGHWLVQAPDCYHLVITAHHLLLDGPSLGIHARLLIQAANQPDDLPKISTLAMPQGNFNSHETLAFWKSELAQVEPLHISNPAFSQTATLLNNPANTQVSAVATNASEPLHLKAGQRICEQLPFDAVAWQQVKDYCRSKKITPAFYFKCLFGLLIQYHQQAEQDFAITEIHDGRDQHNRNDLGCFTRQQPFLFQASQITAESSFSDWLLAARIHQKRAKPFLKLSPSAITHLPMASDTLFAFNFNNFVPVMSHQGQSVAVTIFTPQMPNLVQGYVHTAETTGRFELIYNSQQFSSNHFVERMALIHQQIVSGVERLDKLNWLLADEVDSLDASWQANFSADDCLIERFYQTAEKFPNHIALTDSSGSTCSELTYSQLIIQVNQLAQALRFNLDCGHFDHNQLDNRASSSDQLIGLCVNRGSQQIIAMLAILKAGYGYVPLDPQSPLQRIELIAEDADLQLLLTDQPLTLKTACRQLTLDQCLQQPVSEIEKKQPSPQLKPNPQSIAYVIYTSGTTGKPKGVPISHSAVMSLFDASEGLFSFSDKDCWSQFHSIAFDFSIWEIWGAFLYGGKLALVPEDARQNPQLFADWLIESQVTCLSQTPGAFKRVANCLVEGQKSGDLRHIHFGGEALELDSLIAWNNEFGLATPCLTNLYGITETTVHVTYKSISEEDLASNQSRIGQPLPHLSVRLRDALNRKVAPGIVGEIQVSGASLSGGYLNRPELNQQKFIEDLVNGGTGVARWYRSGDLARMDALKSEQADYQLTYLGRSDQQIKLRGYRIEIGEIVAQLRNSNLVADAAVVLTGKADAAQLIAYAVADGEVSEAIDNPKLSNPKLSNSQLSQQVLTSLQASLPLYMLPAQIIWLDQLPLTINGKLDKSALPSAVDSSKSAKSDFQPNAELPQSSIEKSIARIWQKVLQRKNINLQDHFFRLGGHSLQAAQSISELNAKFELTMPMTLIFKFPLLQDLAWEVERELTEAFYRDDPKPFILQAAIARKARRIEKEKLQALEKKGRRVKSSLRPKPELTAEPKAPAAVQSDQQREVFEL, encoded by the coding sequence TTGAATAATAATAACAATGCTGAGTTTTCAATCGATGAATCTATCGCGCTGTCTCTGGTGCAAACAGATACCTTCCTCGATGCAACTTTAAACCCAACATCACTGAAAAATAGCTCTGGCTATGCGTTGCGATTTGACGGTCAGGCTGACCTTGCCTACTGGCAGGCGGCGCTTGATAGGCTGGTTTCAAGTCAGGCGATATTAGGTGTCAGGCTGGATACTCAATCTGAGCAGCCATTTCTCTCAGTTACTGATACCCACCATTCGCTAGTGTTGATAACGGCTGAGACTAATCAGCCTCAGGAATTGCTAAATTCCCTTATTTATCGCAATTATGATTTGCATTGTGAGCCGATGCTCGGCCATTGGTTAGTGCAAGCACCTGACTGTTATCATTTGGTGATTACTGCACATCATTTATTGCTCGATGGGCCTTCTTTAGGAATTCATGCGCGGCTATTAATTCAAGCAGCTAATCAGCCGGATGATTTACCGAAAATCTCTACGCTAGCTATGCCGCAAGGGAACTTTAATTCCCATGAGACGCTGGCGTTCTGGAAATCTGAGCTTGCTCAAGTTGAGCCGCTGCACATTTCCAATCCAGCGTTCAGTCAGACGGCTACTTTATTGAATAACCCTGCAAACACCCAAGTTAGCGCGGTTGCCACTAATGCATCTGAACCGTTGCATTTGAAGGCGGGCCAGAGAATTTGTGAGCAATTACCTTTTGATGCTGTAGCTTGGCAGCAAGTTAAAGATTATTGTCGCAGCAAAAAAATAACCCCAGCATTTTATTTTAAATGTCTATTTGGGCTGTTGATTCAATATCACCAGCAAGCAGAGCAAGACTTTGCGATCACCGAAATCCATGATGGGCGTGATCAGCATAATCGCAATGATCTGGGGTGTTTTACTCGCCAACAGCCGTTTTTGTTTCAGGCATCGCAAATCACTGCAGAATCGAGTTTTTCTGATTGGTTGCTAGCTGCCAGAATCCATCAAAAGCGAGCTAAGCCTTTTTTAAAATTATCACCGTCGGCCATTACGCATTTACCGATGGCTAGCGACACTTTGTTTGCATTTAATTTTAATAATTTTGTGCCGGTAATGAGTCATCAGGGGCAATCTGTTGCAGTCACTATTTTTACGCCGCAAATGCCAAATCTGGTGCAGGGATATGTACACACTGCAGAAACAACCGGCCGCTTTGAATTAATTTACAATTCACAACAATTTAGTTCCAACCATTTTGTCGAGCGAATGGCCTTGATTCACCAGCAGATTGTCTCTGGTGTTGAGCGATTAGATAAGCTGAATTGGTTGTTAGCAGATGAAGTTGATTCGTTAGATGCCAGCTGGCAAGCAAACTTTTCGGCTGATGATTGCCTGATTGAGCGTTTCTATCAAACAGCAGAAAAATTCCCCAACCATATCGCGCTAACCGATAGCAGTGGTTCCACTTGTTCTGAGCTGACCTATTCTCAATTGATAATACAGGTTAATCAGTTGGCGCAGGCATTGCGGTTCAACCTTGATTGCGGCCATTTTGATCACAATCAGCTTGATAATCGCGCTTCATCTAGCGATCAATTAATTGGCTTATGTGTCAATCGTGGCTCGCAACAAATAATTGCTATGCTAGCCATATTAAAAGCAGGTTATGGTTATGTGCCGCTTGATCCGCAATCTCCATTGCAGCGAATTGAATTGATTGCTGAAGATGCAGATCTACAGTTGTTGCTTACCGACCAACCATTAACATTGAAAACTGCTTGCCGCCAGCTGACATTAGATCAGTGCTTACAACAACCTGTTTCTGAAATAGAAAAAAAACAGCCAAGCCCTCAGCTGAAACCCAATCCGCAATCAATTGCTTATGTGATCTACACCTCAGGTACCACCGGTAAGCCTAAAGGTGTGCCGATCTCGCATTCCGCTGTGATGTCGTTATTTGATGCCAGTGAAGGCTTATTTAGTTTTAGCGATAAAGATTGCTGGAGCCAGTTTCACTCGATAGCGTTTGATTTTTCTATTTGGGAAATTTGGGGCGCTTTTTTATATGGCGGAAAATTAGCCTTAGTCCCTGAAGACGCGAGGCAAAATCCGCAGCTGTTTGCTGACTGGTTGATTGAAAGTCAGGTGACTTGTCTTAGTCAAACGCCAGGTGCATTTAAAAGGGTTGCTAATTGTCTTGTTGAAGGGCAGAAATCAGGCGATTTACGCCATATTCATTTTGGTGGTGAAGCGCTGGAGCTGGATAGTTTAATCGCATGGAATAATGAGTTTGGTTTAGCTACGCCATGTCTGACTAATTTATATGGCATTACCGAAACCACAGTTCATGTGACTTATAAATCAATTTCAGAAGAAGATTTGGCGAGCAATCAAAGTCGAATCGGGCAACCGTTGCCGCATCTATCGGTTAGGCTGCGTGATGCACTTAACCGTAAGGTGGCGCCTGGTATTGTTGGAGAAATCCAAGTGTCGGGAGCCAGCTTGTCTGGCGGCTACCTCAATCGGCCAGAATTGAATCAGCAAAAATTTATCGAAGATTTAGTGAATGGTGGTACAGGCGTAGCCCGTTGGTACCGTAGTGGTGATTTGGCTCGAATGGATGCATTGAAAAGTGAGCAAGCTGATTATCAATTAACCTATCTTGGACGCTCAGATCAGCAGATTAAGCTGCGTGGGTATCGAATTGAAATTGGCGAGATAGTTGCTCAGTTAAGAAACTCTAATTTAGTTGCTGATGCCGCAGTGGTATTAACCGGCAAGGCCGATGCCGCGCAGTTAATTGCCTATGCCGTGGCTGATGGTGAAGTATCTGAAGCCATAGATAATCCGAAACTATCTAATCCGAAACTATCTAATTCTCAACTATCACAGCAAGTTTTAACCTCACTGCAAGCGTCGCTGCCGCTGTACATGTTGCCTGCCCAGATTATCTGGTTAGATCAGTTGCCGCTAACCATTAATGGCAAGCTGGATAAATCAGCACTACCTTCAGCCGTTGATTCATCGAAATCTGCCAAAAGCGATTTTCAGCCAAATGCCGAGTTACCTCAAAGCAGTATTGAAAAATCAATTGCTCGGATTTGGCAAAAAGTACTACAGCGGAAAAATATTAATCTGCAAGATCATTTTTTCCGTCTCGGTGGACATTCATTGCAGGCCGCGCAATCGATTAGCGAGTTGAATGCAAAGTTTGAGCTGACGATGCCGATGACGCTGATATTCAAGTTCCCTTTATTGCAAGACCTAGCATGGGAAGTTGAAAGGGAATTAACCGAAGCTTTTTATCGTGATGATCCCAAGCCGTTTATTTTACAAGCAGCGATTGCCAGAAAAGCCCGGCGAATTGAAAAAGAAAAATTACAAGCGCTGGAAAAAAAGGGTAGGCGGGTTAAATCATCGCTAAGACCAAAACCTGAGCTAACAGCTGAACCGAAAGCACCTGCAGCGGTTCAGTCTGACCAGCAGCGAGAGGTATTTGAACTGTGA
- a CDS encoding transposase gives MPAPRAILFDPKANPFIHACSRCVRRGWLCGEDPTIVPELRQNYDHRRQWIVDRLALLVKAFAIEVAAYAIMSNHYHLVLFVDVSKAQEWTDDQVLTQYCKVFKGERLVQNYLDSRKRKAMTSAEKNMAVSFADIYRERLMSISWFMRAINEPLARKANAEDKCTGRFWEGRFKAQALLDEQALLTCMAYVDLNSLRAGIATTPEDSDYTSLQARINIKEKRNLKSSYPRLKSLLEPKMTKAQQAKCLPFKYSDYLELVDTSARMARHDKKHRMSQDLPPIFNRLKLRVDATEWASTMSGRGLSLMKQFTSAIGNYADILKFKRRAREQYKYKEQKKGLDPT, from the coding sequence ATGCCTGCACCACGTGCCATTCTGTTCGATCCAAAAGCTAATCCGTTCATCCATGCCTGTTCAAGATGCGTTAGGCGAGGGTGGTTGTGCGGTGAAGATCCGACCATCGTTCCCGAGCTTCGACAAAACTACGATCACCGCCGCCAGTGGATTGTCGATCGGCTAGCCTTACTGGTGAAAGCCTTTGCGATAGAAGTAGCAGCCTATGCCATCATGAGCAATCACTATCATCTGGTGCTGTTTGTCGATGTTTCAAAAGCTCAAGAATGGACCGATGATCAGGTGCTGACTCAATATTGCAAAGTCTTTAAGGGCGAACGCTTGGTGCAGAATTACCTCGATTCTCGTAAAAGAAAAGCAATGACCTCTGCAGAAAAAAATATGGCAGTCAGTTTCGCTGATATTTACCGAGAACGACTAATGAGTATTAGCTGGTTTATGCGAGCAATTAACGAGCCGCTAGCCCGCAAAGCCAACGCTGAAGATAAATGCACCGGCCGATTTTGGGAAGGTCGCTTTAAAGCACAAGCCTTGCTGGATGAACAAGCGCTGCTAACCTGCATGGCTTATGTCGATCTTAATTCACTGCGAGCAGGTATCGCCACAACCCCAGAAGATTCCGATTACACTTCGCTACAAGCCAGAATCAATATTAAAGAAAAACGAAACCTGAAATCGAGCTACCCCAGATTAAAATCGTTGCTTGAACCAAAAATGACAAAAGCACAACAAGCAAAGTGCTTACCTTTTAAATATTCAGATTACTTAGAACTTGTTGATACTAGCGCACGGATGGCCCGCCATGATAAAAAACACCGCATGTCGCAAGATTTACCGCCAATTTTTAATCGACTGAAATTGCGAGTCGATGCCACCGAATGGGCCAGCACCATGAGCGGTCGCGGGTTGTCGCTAATGAAACAATTTACTTCAGCGATTGGTAACTATGCCGACATATTAAAGTTCAAGCGACGTGCCCGAGAGCAATATAAATATAAAGAACAAAAGAAAGGGTTAGACCCCACCTAA